The DNA sequence AAGCTGCGGCGGCAGGCCGAAGAGCTGCTCGGCTCGTGGGACGTGCACGTCGACGTCGACACCCCGGCCGGCGAACTGTCGGTCGAGGACCGGCAGTTCGTCGAGATCGCCCGCGCCTTGTCCTACGGCGCCCGGTTCATCGTGCTCGACGAACCGACCGCGCAGCTGGACAAGCAGGCCATCGAGCGGCTCTTCGAGCGGATGCGCCAGATGCAGGCGGGCGGCGTGACGTTCCTGTTCATCTCGCACCACCTGCACGAGGTGTACGAGGTCTGCCAAGCCGTCACCGTGCTGCGCGACGCGAAACACGTCCTGACCGCCCCGGTCGCCGACGTCGGCCGCGCCGAGCTGGTCGACGCGATGACCGGCGAACCGGGCGGCCTGTCCGTCCGCGACGCCGCGACGCGCGAAGCCCTGGAGGCGGACGCGCCGGAGATCCTCGCGGTCGAGCGCTTGTCCGGTGACGGCTTCTCGGACGTCTCGTTCCGGCTCCACCGGGGCGAGGTCGTCGGGCTCGCGGGCAGCAACGCCAGCGGGAAGCACCAGGTCGCCGAGACGGTCTACGGCCTGCGGACACCGGCCGCGGGCACCGTCCGCGTCGACGGCAAACCGTTGCGGCCGGGCGACATCCCGGCGGCGCTCAAGGCCGGGATCGGCTGCGTGCCGCGCGACCGGCACCACGAAGGCCTGGTGCTGGAGCACCCGATCATGGACAACGCCACCCTGTCCATTTTGGACAAAATGGGCCGCGGCGGGATCGCCTCGCCGAAGACGCGGTTCACCAAGGCGTCCCAGGCGTTGAAGGACTACGGCATCGTCGCCGCGAGCGCCGAGCAGCCGGTGTCCGACCTGTCCGGCGG is a window from the Amycolatopsis sp. NBC_00355 genome containing:
- a CDS encoding sugar ABC transporter ATP-binding protein, whose product is MIAPPATPVVGAHGVGKRYGPTVALQDVSLEVRPGESHALVGRNGAGKSTLVSILTGLSATDTGHVEFGGEPAPPLTKQDDWKARVACVYQHAMVVPQLTVAENLFLNRQAGGGFSIGWKKLRRQAEELLGSWDVHVDVDTPAGELSVEDRQFVEIARALSYGARFIVLDEPTAQLDKQAIERLFERMRQMQAGGVTFLFISHHLHEVYEVCQAVTVLRDAKHVLTAPVADVGRAELVDAMTGEPGGLSVRDAATREALEADAPEILAVERLSGDGFSDVSFRLHRGEVVGLAGSNASGKHQVAETVYGLRTPAAGTVRVDGKPLRPGDIPAALKAGIGCVPRDRHHEGLVLEHPIMDNATLSILDKMGRGGIASPKTRFTKASQALKDYGIVAASAEQPVSDLSGGNQQKVVLARALAGDPRVVVLINPTAGVDVKSKEALLAVVDRVRAEGKAVLIVSDELDDLRLSDRVLVLRAGAVVAEHQAGWSDGDLVADIEGVELS